The Camelus dromedarius isolate mCamDro1 chromosome 1, mCamDro1.pat, whole genome shotgun sequence genome has a window encoding:
- the FGA gene encoding fibrinogen alpha chain, which translates to MFSVRIFCLVLSVVGTVQTTDPDADEGEFLAEGGGVRGPRLVERPQSVCKETDWPFCSDEDWNSKCPSGCRMKGLIDEVNQDFTNRINKLKNSLFDYQKNNKDANTLTRDIMDLLRGDFAKDNNNDNTYSQVSEDLRSKIEILKRKVIEQVQHIHLLQKNVRDQLIDMKRLEVDIDIKIRSCKGSCSRVLEHKVDLKDYEDQQKQLEQVIGINLLPSRDRQYLPLIKMNPVPNLIPGNFKSQLQEAPPEWKALMETRQLKMVLERSGGAGHARGDSVPHGAGSVPESPRKPGTGSAGSVSPGSYGPGSAGAWTHGSPEPGSAGAWTHGSPEPGSAGAWTHGSPEPGSAGAWTHGSPQPGSAGAWTHGSPQPGSAGAWTHGSPEPGSAGAWTHGSPQPGSAGAWTHGSSGSPSFRPDSSGHGHTKPFNPDWGTFKEVSGSVSPGTKKEFHTGKLVTSKGDKELLISNEKVASGHTTTTRRSCSRIVTKTVTNADGRTETVKEVINSEDGSDCGDTSLDLHHAFPSRGSLDEFFHRRTDEAASTRDTFPDFFSPVLKEMGSKIGSEFATSGLVDTSSHHPGVPDSSSSGKTSSRKQFVTSSMTINRGGSTTESKSFKMVDEAESEEDLDFKGAHASKRVLAKPRFGRDCDDVLQTHPSGAQSGIFNIQLPGSSKIFSVYCDQETGLGGWLLIQQRMDGSLNFNRTWQDYKRGFGSLNDKGEGEFWLGNEYLHLLTLKGSTLRVELEDWAGNTAYAEYHLRVGSEAEGYALQVSSYEGTAGDALIEGSVEEGTEYTSHAHMQFSTFDRDADKWEENCAEVYGGGWWYNNCQAANLNGIYYHGGSYDPRNNSPYEIENGVVWVPFRGEDYSLRAVRMKLRPLVTQ; encoded by the exons ATGTTTTCCGTGAGGATCTTCTGCCTGGTCCTGAGTGTGGTGGGCACAGTTCAG ACTACAGATCCTGATGCTGATGAAGGTGAATTTCTGGCTGAAGGAGGAGGTGTGCGTGGCCCAAGACTCGTGGAAAGACCCCAATCTGTCTGCAAAGAGACGGACTGGCCCTTCTGTTCTGATGAAGACTGG AACTCCAAATGTCCTTCCGGCTGCAGGATGAAGGGGCTGATTGATGAAGTCAATCAAGACTTtacaaacagaataaacaaactgaaaaactcACTCTTTGATTATCAGAAGAACAATAAGGACGCTAACACACTGACCCGGGACATCATGGACCTTCTGAGAGGCGATTTCGCCAAAGACAACA ACAATGATAATACGTACAGCCAAGTGTCAGAAGATCTGAGAAGCAAAATTGAGATCCTGAAGCGCAAAGTCATAGAACAAGTACAGCATATCCACCTTCTACAGAAAAATGTCAGGGATCAGCTGATAGATATGAAACGACTGGAG GTGGACATTGATATTAAGATCCGATCTTGCAAAGGGTCATGCAGTAGGGTTTTAGAACATAAGGTAGATCTGAAGGACTATGAAGATCAGCAGAAGCAACTCGAACAGGTTATTGGCATAAACTTACTTCCCTCTAGAGACAGGCAATACTTACCACTGATAAAAATGAACCCAGTTCCAAACTTGATTCCTGGAAATTTCAAGAGCCAACTTCAGGAGGCCCCTCCAGAGTGGAAGGCACTAATGGAAACACGGCAGCTAAAAATGGTGTTAGAGAGGTCTGGTGGAGCTGGGCATGCCAGAGGGGACTCTGTACCTCATGGAGCAGGATCAGTACCAGAAAGCCCCAGGAAGCCTGGAACTGGCAGTGCTGGAAGTGTGAGCCCTGGGAGCTATGGACCCGGAAGTGCCGGCGCTTGGACCCATGGAAGTCCTGAGCCCGGAAGTGCCGGCGCTTGGACCCATGGAAGTCCTGAGCCCGGAAGTGCCGGCGCTTGGACCCATGGAAGTCCTGAGCCCGGAAGTGCCGGCGCTTGGACCCATGGAAGTCCTCAGCCCGGAAGTGCCGGCGCTTGGACCCATGGAAGTCCTCAGCCCGGAAGTGCCGGCGCTTGGACCCATGGAAGTCCTGAGCCCGGAAGTGCCGGCGCTTGGACCCATGGAAGTCCTCAGCCCGGAAGTGCCGGCGCTTGGACCCATGGAAGTTCTGGGTCTCCTAGTTTTAGGCCAGATAGCTCAGGACATGGGCACACCAAGCCTTTCAACCCAGACTGGGGCACATTTAAAGAGGTGTCAGGAAGTGTAAGTCCAGGGACAAAGAAAGAATTCCACACAGGTAAACTGGTCACTTCTAAAGGAGATAAAGAGCTTCTGATTAGTAATGAGAAGGTCGCCTCTGGTCACACAACCACCACTCGCCGTTCATGTTCCAGAATCGTTACAAAGACTGTTACAAACGCCGATGGTCGCACAGAAACCGTCAAAGAAGTGATAAACTCCGAAGACGGTTCTGACTGTGGTGACACAAGTTTAGACTTGCACCATGCTTTTCCTAGCAGGGGTAGCCTAGATGAGTTCTTTCATAGGCGCACTGATGAAGCGGCCTCAACTAGAGATACGTTCCCGGATTTCTTCAGCCCTGTGTTAAAAGAGATGGGCAGTAAGATAGGCTCAGAATTTGCCACTTCAGGCTTAGTAGACACCAGCTCTCACCACCCTGGTGTACCTGACTCGTCCTCCAGTGGTAAAACTTCAAGTCGCAAACAATTCGTTACCAGTAGCATGACTATCAACAGAGGAGGCTCCACAACTGAAAGCAAGAGCTTTAAAATGGTAGATGAGGCAGAAAGTGAAGAGGATCTTGACTTCAAAGGAGCACACGCCAGCAAGAGAGTCCTTGCTAAACCTCGCTTTGGCAGAG actgtGATGATGTCCTTCAAACACATCCTTCAGGTGCCCAAAGTGGCATTTTCAATATCCAGCTACCGGGATCCAGTAagattttttctgtttattgcgATCAAGAGACCGGTTTGGGAGGATGGCTTTTGATCCAGCAAAGAATGGATGGATCATTGAATTTTAACCGGACCTGGCAAGACTACAAGAGAGGTTTCGGCAGCCTGAATGACAAGGGAGAAGGAGAATTCTGGCTAGGCAACGAATACCTCCACTTATTAACCCTGAAGGGCTCCACCCTTCGGGTTGAATTGGAAGACTGGGCTGGGAACACGGCTTATGCAGAGTATCACTTGAGGGTAGGCTCTGAGGCAGAAGGCTATGCCTTGCAGGTCTCCTCCTATGAGGGCACAGCAGGTGATGCTCTGATTGAGGGCTCGGTAGAGGAAGGGACAGAGTACACGTCTCATGCCCACATGCAGTTCAGCACCTTCGACAGGGACGCAGACAAGTGGGAAGAGAACTGTGCGGAAGTCTACGGAGGAGGCTGGTGGTACAACAACTGCCAAGCGGCCAATCTCAATGGCATCTACTACCATGGGGGCTCCTATGACCCCAGAAACAACAGTCCCTATGAGATTGAGAATGGGGTGGTCTGGGTGCCCTTCAGAGGTGAGGATTATTCCCTCAGGGCCGTTCGCATGAAACTCCGGCCACTGGTGACGCAATAG